A window of the Leishmania mexicana MHOM/GT/2001/U1103 complete genome, chromosome 29 genome harbors these coding sequences:
- a CDS encoding tubulin-tyrosine ligase-like protein, producing MFRRHGRLCAAAAAAAVAANAGESASSCLSESSSLMHAVESVSPMPVYLKPSSSPQRKASFYFPRMREKCPPGYAFQPSSLGTALPLFSITSSSCEYYALRLPLLKAGFRRVPAEARDVASNLVWGRSMRFCEMLRDGQPTPLLDFAAADSSEQAAYMEKLRMVNSHQRYNHFPLSHANIGCKRGMAVNVRRAFKDAMQCATTSGERKAVQSRYSYVPRTWFYPQERESLVTAMKASPSDRHFIWKPSRGSCGRGILISQGGTEHAPSWERIMEEIDCKAASKETRRLFSSYVVQEYIENPLLVEGRKVDLRLYVAVTSYNPLTVYWHEEGLVRFAAEPYSDTTNSSSSSIDCGGMEVGDGAVLPGSLAGSARHESAGSRNRGNNHSGSVTPSAYCTKHMHDRFRHLTNYSVGRRYVAMHGHGRSILSLPTETNAVDGDAVLPELKWSLQRLWDYIDACGESTVRSRTGVAPARRASDAVREEIAQLITRTLMAVRPVVNDAVRRVPMPGSYFELYGFDVMLDASLNPFLIEVNTLPSLESSSTFDYSTKTNVVADLLNLAMLEPFERNMAPGSTLWNSSRLREDLHGPLAAKDRGLFHIAEAGDVDVVARGNAAGTREDVELRMRDELAYARGFHRIFPAKTLSGASSQKIERESSVSISDLSAPPTLHQPLDSLAMCPSYLADLHAYESQGLLSAEDTWALAS from the coding sequence ATGTTCCGTCGTCACGGGCGTCTctgtgccgcggcggcggcggctgcagtggcCGCGAACGCGGGTGAGTCGGCCAGCAGCTGCCTCTCTGAATCGTCGTCCCTCATGCACGCTGTGGAGTCTGTTTCACCGATGCCGGTGTACTTGAAGCCGTCCAGCAGCCCACAGCGCAAAGCGAGCTTTTACTTTCCCCGAATGCGTGAGAAGTGCCCACCGGGCTACGCTTTTCAGCCCAGCTCGCTCGGGACTGCGTTGCCACTGTTCAGTATCACGTCATCCTCGTGCGAGTACTACGCcttgcggctgccgctcttGAAGGCTGGGTTCCGCCGTGTCCCTGCAGAAGCTCGTGACGTGGCGAGCAACCTCGTGTGGGGACGCTCGATGCGGTTCTGCGAGATGCTGCGCGACGGGCAGCCGACCCCGCTCCTCGacttcgccgctgctgattCGTCTGAGCAGGCAGCTTACATGGAGAAGCTTCGCATGGTGAACTCTCACCAGCGGTACAACCACTTCCCGCTGAGCCACGCAAACATCGGCTGCAAGCGAGGGATGGCGGTGAATGTGCGCCGGGCCTTCAAGGATGCCATGCAGTGCGCCACCACGTCAGGAGAGCGTAAGGCGGTGCAGTCACGCTACAGCTATGTACCACGCACCTGGTTCTATCCGCAGGAGCGGGAAAGCTTGGTGACTGCCATGAAGGCATCACCGAGCGACCGGCACTTCATCTGGAAGCCGTCTCgaggcagctgcggccggGGCATCTTGATCTCGCAAGGCGGCACCGAGCATGCGCCGTCATGGGAGCGCATCATGGAGGAGATTGACTGTAAGGCAGCCTCTAAGGAGACTCGGCGGCTCTTCAGCAGCTACGTTGTGCAGGAGTACATTGAGAATCCTCTTCTCGTGGAGGGTCGAAAGGTGGATCTGCGCCTCTATGTCGCTGTCACCTCTTACAACCCACTCACCGTCTACTGGCACGAGGAGGGGCTGGTGCGATTTGCAGCTGAGCCGTACAGCGACACGACTAACTCATCATCCTCGAGTATCGACTGTGGCGGGATGGAGGTAGGCGACGGAGCCGTTCTACCAGGCTCTCTGGCCGGTAGCGCAAGACACGAGAGCGCTGGTTCTCGCAACAGGGGCAACAACCACAGCGGCAGTGTGACTCCGTCGGCTTACTGCACAAAGCACATGCACGACCGTTTCCGACACCTGACAAACTACTCGGTGGGCAGGCGTTACGTCGCCATGCATGGCCATGGCCGTTCCATTCTATCCTTGCCGACGGAAACCAATGCGGTTGACGGGGATGCAGTCCTACCGGAGCTGAAATGGTCTCTCCAGCGGCTGTGGGACTACATTGATGCTTGCGGTGAAAGTACTGTGAGGAGCCGCACAGGAGTGGCACCGGCTCGTCGCGCCTCCGATGCAGTGCGTGAGGAAATTGCCCAGCTGATCACGCGCACCTTAATGGCGGTACGGCCTGTCGTCAACGACGCCGTTCGCCGTGTGCCGATGCCGGGCAGCTACTTTGAGCTGTATGGTTTCGACGTCATGCTCGATGCCAGCCTCAATCCGTTTCTCATTGAAGTCAacacgctgccgtcgcttgAGAGCAGCTCGACGTTCGACTACTCCACCAAGACAAACGTGGTGGCTGACCTGCTCAATTTGGCGATGCTGGAGCCGTTCGAGAGGAATATGGCACCAGGTAGCACACTCTGGAACTCGTCCCGGCTGCGCGAGGACCTACACGGCCCCCTCGCAGCAAAGGATCGGGGGCTTTTCCACATTGCGGAGGCGGGTGACGTCGATGTGGTTGCTCGCGGCAACGCTGCTGGAACCCGCGAGGACGTGGAGCTGCGCATGAGGGACGAGCTTGCTTACGCCCGCGGCTTCCACCGCATCTTCCCCGCGAAGACGCTTTCAGGGGCCTCTTCGCAGAAAATAGAAAGAGAAAGCTCAGTCAGCATTTCGGACTTGTCAGCACCACCGACTTTGCACCAGCCACTTGACTCGTTGGCGATGTGCCCCTCCTACCTGGCGGACTTGCACGCATATGAGTCACAGGGCCTTCTCAGCGCGGAAGACACGTGGGCGTTGGCGTCGTGA